In the genome of Candidatus Poribacteria bacterium, one region contains:
- a CDS encoding carboxypeptidase regulatory-like domain-containing protein, which produces MTLLLLCCSWLISGTVFSQNLITGAVRGHVTDTSTTKLPIEGVRVVLVNADGSETVAETDNNGAFEMVGLAHGRYLLGCYKDGYWDVVGKQVTVVAGGNHDVSLRTAEHAETGAVRGNVVNPSTTQLPIEGVRVVLVAANGLETEGETASNGEFRIVGLVPGRYLLSIYKAGYEDRTGKPVTVIAGGEHYVPLKTIKAEPPWLLLICLGVAVVLIVGIAIVVGLRDRPSD; this is translated from the coding sequence TTGACCCTTCTTTTATTATGCTGTTCGTGGCTCATCTCCGGGACTGTTTTTTCTCAAAACCTAATAACAGGGGCAGTTCGTGGTCATGTCACTGATACCTCAACGACGAAGCTCCCAATCGAAGGGGTCCGAGTTGTTCTCGTCAATGCTGACGGATCCGAAACTGTAGCAGAGACAGATAACAATGGTGCATTCGAGATGGTCGGTTTAGCACATGGTCGTTATCTGTTGGGTTGTTATAAAGATGGGTATTGGGATGTTGTTGGCAAACAGGTTACAGTTGTTGCTGGTGGTAACCACGATGTGTCGCTAAGGACAGCTGAACATGCAGAAACGGGAGCAGTTCGTGGTAATGTCGTTAATCCCTCAACAACGCAGCTCCCAATCGAAGGGGTCCGAGTTGTCCTCGTCGCTGCCAACGGACTCGAAACTGAAGGTGAAACAGCTAGCAATGGAGAGTTCAGGATAGTCGGCTTGGTTCCTGGTCGTTATCTTCTGAGTATTTACAAGGCTGGATATGAAGATCGTACTGGCAAACCGGTCACAGTTATTGCTGGTGGGGAGCATTATGTGCCTCTAAAAACGATCAAAGCAGAACCTCCTTGGCTGTTACTTATCTGTTTAGGGGTCGCTGTGGTCTTGATTGTTGGTATAGCGATTGTTGTGGGTTTGCGCGATCGACCCTCGGACTAA
- a CDS encoding NAD(P)H-dependent oxidoreductase subunit E: MSNELIQIETPFQFSEENQREFNKLIQRYPVKEAAMLPTLHLAQKQAGYISPAVMEHVAELLELPVMKVKDVVTFYPMFFEEPVGKYVIRVCYTLPCALRDCKLVLEHIKQKFDIDVASETDLAKGTTPDGKFTLLKSECLASCDVAPVVMVNDDLYKNLTPEKMDEVLDSLE, translated from the coding sequence ATGTCCAATGAACTGATTCAAATAGAAACGCCATTCCAGTTTTCAGAGGAAAATCAACGGGAGTTTAATAAACTGATTCAGCGCTATCCGGTGAAGGAAGCCGCAATGCTCCCCACACTGCATCTGGCACAGAAACAGGCAGGTTATATCAGTCCTGCCGTGATGGAGCATGTCGCTGAACTCTTGGAATTGCCGGTGATGAAGGTTAAAGATGTGGTAACATTTTACCCAATGTTCTTCGAGGAACCTGTTGGCAAATATGTTATCCGCGTTTGCTACACCCTCCCCTGTGCGTTAAGAGATTGCAAATTGGTGTTGGAGCATATCAAACAAAAATTCGATATAGATGTCGCTTCTGAAACAGACTTGGCAAAAGGAACCACGCCGGATGGGAAATTTACTTTACTGAAATCAGAGTGTCTGGCATCTTGCGATGTGGCACCTGTCGTAATGGTTAACGATGACTTGTATAAGAACCTCACTCCGGAAAAGATGGATGAGGTTTTGGATAGCTTAGAGTAG